In Capsicum annuum cultivar UCD-10X-F1 chromosome 8, UCD10Xv1.1, whole genome shotgun sequence, the genomic window taatgaggactaagtttccccttcttcccaaaatgcttgactcccttcataggggagactgtAAGAAATACtcgatcaccaacctcaaattccaactctcttctcctaacatcggtttaggacttctgtcgactctaagctattttaagtcattctctaatgattttctcCTTCTCCATTGCTTGATGAAAAAGATCATACCCAAACAACCATGTTTCAtacacttcataccacccaatcggCGATcaacatctccttccataaagtgttttaaaaggagccatcttaatgctggcatggtaactattgttgtaggaaaactcaatcagcggcaagtgatccacccaactacctttaaaatcaattacacaggATCTTAACATATCTTTAAGGGTCTGAATAGTACGTTCATCTtacccatcagtctgagggtggaatgcagtactCAGGTTCAATTGgctacctaaacccttttgaaaagatcgccaaaactgtgaagagaattgtgtagcttGATTGGATATGATGAATATAGGTgcaccatgcaaatgaactacTCCTCGATGTATAGCTTGGCATAATaatctcccaaataattagtcctcacaggcagaaagtgagctaacttggtcatttagtctacaataacccaaatagagtcatattggTTTCGAGACCTTGGAAGCCCCGTgacgaagtccatattgatcatctcccatttccatataggCAAGTCTATATCTTaagaagtaccacctggcctcaaatgctccactttaacttgttggcaattcaaacacttggaaacaaaatcagcaacatcatatttcatattgttccaccaatatattaccttaaggtcatgatacatcttagtagagcctgggtgaacaacatacctcaaagtgtgagcttcatcaaggattctctcTCGCAACCCATCTACATTCGATATGCATAGCCTTCCTTGATatctcaaaatcccatcacctccaatttcaaattccatcaccttctgttgacccatatcgttcttaatttgcatcaaaataGGGTATTTGACCTACTTCACCTTAAATTTAGCACATAGGGAAGATCTAGCTATCTCATGTACAATTACTCCTCCATCCTTGGAATCTAGAAGTCGGACTCCTAGATTTGCTGGCcggtgaatgtcctttaccattttcctctttttttttcttaacatgagaaagactgcccattgaTAGCCTACTAAGGGCGTTGGCCACCATATTtaccttgctcggatgatagtacaagctcatgtcataatccttcaatagttCTAACCTATGCCTCTGTCTGAAATTTagttctttctgtgagaaaacatattgtaaacttttgtgggcaataaatatatcaacatgtaccatATAAATATAATGCTGCCAGATTTTAAAGTGTAAACACCACGGccgccaactccaagtcatgagtgggatagCTTCGCttgtgcaccttcaactacctagatgcattgctaccaccttgccatgctgcataaGTATATAACCAAGTCGCACCCAGGACGTATCACAGGTAACAATGAAATCCTCTATACCCTCAAGAAGAGTCAAAACAGGTGCattagtcaacttatctttcaatttctcaaagctattctcacaggagtctgAGCacataaattttaccttttttgtgTCAACCTGGTAAGCGGTGCAGATATGGAAGAAAAACTTACAATGaaccttttgtaataccctgccaaacccaagaagctctgaatatcgattgagTCATGGGTATGGGCCACtttcttactgcctcaatcttttggggatcaaccttagttccctcactagacacaatatgccccaagaaagcaatagcactaagtcagaattcacacttggaaaatttcgTATAAAGTTTATtctctttgagggtctgaagaatGACTCAGAGGTGGTTGGAATGATCCTCATCActtttagaataaatcaaaatgtcatcaatgaaaactatgacaaacagatctagaaactgacggtacaccctattcattaggtccatgaaaagGAAGAGGCGTTAGTCAATCAaaagaacatgactaagaattcaaaatggcCATATCGGATTTGGGAAACTATTTTGGGAATATTTGCCTCCTTAACTATCAATTGATGATACcccgaacaaaggtctatctttgaaaaacacctagctccctgaagtttgtcaaggagatcctttaactgttctttaaACTCTTTCAATTTTGTAGGAGCAATTTTGTatagcggaatagaaataggatgggtgtcAGGAAATAAGTCagtgccaaaatctatctccctattaggaggtatccccagaagatcatcaggaaaaaatTCTAGAAATTTGTTAACTACAGGAGCAGACTGGAGAGAAGGACTTTCAGTATTAGAATCTTTTACCTGAAtcaaatgatacaaacaacccttaaATATTAGCTTGCGGGCTCTAAGATAGGAGATGAATTTTCCTTTTGGAGctaaagaatacccctcccactctaCTACATGTTTGTTTAAAAAAGAGAAGGTGACCTTTCTGGTTCTATAATCTAgtgtggcatagcatgaatggagccaatccattcctaaaatagcatcaaaatcaaccatatcaagattTATAAGGTTTGCATAGTATCACGATTACATACAGATATACACCCTCCTATCCATAATGGATTCACCCACAGAGGTAGAAAAAAGAAAGGTTCCATAATATTTTTAGGTTTAAACCAAAATGGACTGCTATAaacagggtcacataagacaaggtagacccaggatcaagtagcACATGCACATTATgggagaaaatttgtaacgtacccgtGACTACATTTGGTGAAGCCTCTGTATCCTGGCAATTAGACAAAGCATACAATCAATTGCGACTGCCTCCGATAGCGTAAGTAGTACCCTTAGGAGGTGGTGGTGGCACTGTTGTGTTGGCTTGGGGCCTAGCATTCCCCATATTTCCTCTAATAGTGGGGCAGTCATTCTTGAAATGACCTGATTTACCGTAATTGTAACACACATATTCCCCATAGATACACCTTCCTAGAtgattcttttgacaatttgtacAATGAGGATATGGTTTAAAATGTGGAGCCACACTCCCCTGTGAATGAGCACCCTGCACACCAGGCCCACTGCCAGTCTAAACATTTTAAAATTGTCAATCAACTGAAAGTCTGGCTGAAGATTGAGCATTACTCCAAAAATTTCTCTGCACCCACGTGCTACCCCAATTATTTCCTCTCTGGTGTTGACTACGATTCTGATCTACAAATCTAGCCCTCTTGGCCTATCTATTTTTCTCCCTTGCATCAGCCACCCTTTTCTTCTGcttctccacctgttgcatatgaacagaCAACCTAGAGAAATCCATGTCTCTGTTCAGCATCGCTCCTTTGCACTCTAACACCAAGTCATCTGAGAGACCGGATGTAAACTTTCTCATATGGGCCTGCATATTGCCTGCTAATTCCAGAGCATAACAGGATAACTGGTTGAATTCCAGGGTATACTCTTTGACGCTCATCTTTTCctatctcaaattcatgaattctttGGCCTTGGACTCCCTTAATTCCAAGGGAAAGAATCTCTCCAGGAAATCTTCCACAAAATTGCACACATCGACGGCTCAGCATCACTACCCTTTGAatcctcccactcattataccattaaTTTTCCACACCTTTAACTTAATTCACGTACATGACCCTGAAAATATTCTCCAAatcatcaatgaacccttgaggGTCCTCTTCAACCTTTGTGCCGGTTAACATAGGCGGGTTCAGTCTCATGAATTAACCAACCTGAGTaatttcaaataaaccaaatacCGAACCCACATCTTCAGACCGATGGGTAAGAGAGGCTACCTGTTGTGCAATCATATGTATGGATTGTCTGAACTCAACATTCAAAACCTCTCTCTGGGGAAGCTGGGTACAGTTAAAATTGGTCTGTGAAGCTCGAGGTGGACTGGTTGGAACCGGAGTAACTCCAGGAGTAGGGAAAAATTCTGGGGTGTGAGCTCTATTATAGGTCCACATCCTATGGGTTGGATGGACCTCTTTTGCTTGGGCACTTTGTTCGTTGATTCTAAGAGGAAGCACagtaattttctgaaatacaagaaaTCATTGATTAGGTAACATACAAACTCTATGGAATAAACTAATTTATGAAAGAAGTAAGACATTcc contains:
- the LOC124886600 gene encoding uncharacterized protein LOC124886600, coding for MSVKEYTLEFNQLSCYALELAGNMQAHMRKFTSGLSDDLVLECKGAMLNRDMDFSRLSVHMQQVEKQKKRTGSGPGVQGAHSQGSVAPHFKPYPHCTNCQKNHLGRCIYGEYVCYNYGKSGHFKNDCPTIRGNMGNARPQANTTVPPPPPKGTTYAIGGSRN